Within the Streptomyces sp. R41 genome, the region CAGTACACCCGTTATCTGACGGTGGCGCTCGCGATTCTGCAGGGCACCGGCCTGGTGGCCACCGCTCGCAGCGGCGCGCTCTTCCAGGGCTGCCCCGTCGCGAACCAGATCGTGCCCGACCAGTCGATCTTCGCCACCATGACCATGGTCATCACCATGACGGCCGGCACCTGTGTCGTCATGTGGCTCGGCGAGCTCATCACCGACCGTGGCATCGGCAACGGCATGTCGATCCTCATGTTCATCTCGATCGCCGCGACCTTCCCGAGTGCGCTGTGGACCGTCAAGCTCCAGGGCAAGCTGGCCGACGGCTGGATCGAGTTCGGCACGGTGATCGCGGTCGGTCTGTGCATGGTCGGCCTGGTCGTGTTCGTCGAGCAGGCCCAGCGGCGGATCCCGGTCCAGTACGCGAAGCGCATGATCGGTCGCCGGGCATACGGCGGAACATCCACGTACATCCCGTTGAAGGTCAATCAGGCGGGTGTCATCCCCGTGATTTTCGCCTCTTCGCTGCTCTACATCCCCAGCCTGGTGGCCCAGTTCGCGGGCGGTAACTCCGGCTGGAAGACATGGATCAGCAACAACCTGACCAAGGGCGATCACCCGATCTACATCGCCACGTACTTCCTGCTGATCGTCTTCTTCGCCTTCTTCTACGTCGCGATCTCCTTCAACCCCGAGGAAGTCGCCGACAATATGAAGAAGTATGGTGGCTTCATCCCGGGCATCCGGGCTGGCCGACCGACCGCTGAGTATCTGAGCTACGTACTCAACCGGATCACCTGGCCGGGTTCGCTGTATCT harbors:
- the secY gene encoding preprotein translocase subunit SecY: MLTAFARAFRTPDLRKKLLFTLAIIVVFRVGTHIPIPGVDYKSVQTCMDVASSNRGLFSLINMFSGGALLQITVFALGIMPYITASIILQLLTVVIPRLEALKKEGQAGTAKITQYTRYLTVALAILQGTGLVATARSGALFQGCPVANQIVPDQSIFATMTMVITMTAGTCVVMWLGELITDRGIGNGMSILMFISIAATFPSALWTVKLQGKLADGWIEFGTVIAVGLCMVGLVVFVEQAQRRIPVQYAKRMIGRRAYGGTSTYIPLKVNQAGVIPVIFASSLLYIPSLVAQFAGGNSGWKTWISNNLTKGDHPIYIATYFLLIVFFAFFYVAISFNPEEVADNMKKYGGFIPGIRAGRPTAEYLSYVLNRITWPGSLYLGLIALVPTMALVGFGANQNFPFGGTSILIIVGVGLETVKQIESQLQQRNYEGFLR